The Streptomyces sp. NBC_01268 genome segment CGCACCGACCTCGGCGTCATGACCTCCGGACAGGTCGCGGAGGTGATCGAGGACCTGCCCGGCTGCGAGGAACTCGTCACCCGGACCGCGTCCGGGGCCGCGCACGTGCTCCGTACCCTCCCTTCTCTCCGACGGAGTCAGTCATGTCCCTCTCCAGACGCGCACTGCTGAGCACCGCCGGCGCCACCGCCATCCTGGCGGCCACCGCCCCGCCCGTCCTGGCCAGGCCACGGGTCCGCACCGCGAACGCCATCCGGCAGGTCCCCCTCCAGGGCGCGGTCAACGTCCGCGACCTGGGCGGATACCTCACCTACGACGGGGCCCGGGTCCGGCACGGCCTGGTCTACCGGGGCGACCACCTCGGCAAACTGACCGCCGCCGACCTGACCGTGCTGGGCGGCCTCGGCCTCGCCCGGGTGATCGACTTCCGGATCCCCCTCGAAGTCCAGTCCGACGGCACGGACCGCCTCCCGGCCGGCCCCGTTCTCGTCTCCCGCCCCGTCACCGACAACGGCCTGTACGGGCAGCTGCTCGCCGCGATCGGCTCGCGCGACCCGGTCCGGCAGGAGCAGATGCTGGGCGGCGGCCGGGCGGCGGCCTTCATGACCGAGGTGTACCGCACCTTCGTCACCAGCCCCGCCAACCGCGAAGGCTTCGGCACGACCCTGCGCGAACTGGCCGCCCCGGGCGCGGGCCCCCACCTCTACCACTGCACCTCGGGCAAGGACCGCACGGGCTGGACCAGCTGGCTGCTCCTCACCCTCCTCGGCGTACCGGAGCGGACGGCCACCGAGGACTACCTGGCCTCCAACACCTTCCGCGCCGCCAACGACGCCCGCGTCCGCGAGGGTCTCCGCCAGGCCGGCCTGATGCAGAACCCGGACCTGATCATCCCCCTCCAGGAAGTCAGCCGCCCCTACCTGGACGCCGCCCTCGCCGAACTCCGCACCGCCTACGGCAGCGTCTACCACTACCTGACGGACGGCCTGGGCCTGGACCTGCCGGTCCTGGCGGCACTGCGGCGGCGGTTGGTGGACTGACGGCGCGGGGGCATGGCGGCCCGCCGTCCCGGGCCGCCGTGGACCTCCGCACCAGGGCCTGCGACAAACCGACCGGAATTCCCCAACGCACCGATCCCATCGTGCAGTTAATCTTTCTGCGCCCACCGAAGCGTGATCGCGAAGCCTGATCGCACGAGCGTCTGGAGAGTGCCGCCGTTGAGTACCGATCTCAGCACCGCGACCGGCGCCCGGCAGTTTGTCACGGTCGTCTTCCCCGTACGGCTGCCTGCTCCGCCCCCGTGGGAGACCGGCCCCCTGCCGCTCCGGCTCGGCGCCCGCACGACCGACGCGGGAACCCGGCAGACCTACTTCACCCCCGCTGCCGCCCGCGCCCTGTACGGCACCCCCGAACGTCCGTGCCGCTGGCACACGTTCACGTCCGTGGCACACGGCGACCTCACGCTGCGGGCGATGGAGATCCTGCACACCGCCACCGCACAGCACCCGCGGCACGCCCTCGCCATCCTGCACCTCGACGTGAAGGGGCCGTCGCTGCTGACGACCCTGCGGGCCATCGGCCAACGGCCCACGGCGGGCCCCGACCCGCTCGACGGCCCACTCGACCCGGCCGTACTGCTCGCCGGCATCGCGGTGCCGATGACCGCCCAGGGCCCCTTCGCCATCGCCCGCCCCTACACCGTCGCCTTCCTGACCCCGCGCACCGAGCACACGGCCGCGTTACGGATCGACGGGCGGCTGCCGGACTCGGCCGACGGCTGGCTGTGGTCGCTCGCGTCCCGCTCCGCCGACGCGGACTTCCCCTCCGCGCCGGAGCAGTTCCCCCGGCAGACCGCCGACACGGTGCGCATCTCGGCGGACTGGAGCGCGCTGGTGCTGCGGCACGGAGCGGCGTTCCTGGGCCATCGCCCGGACACCGGCGACGGGGACTTCTACGAGTTCGCCGCGCTCCACTCCCGGACCGTGTACCTGGACGCGATCCTGCTCGGCACCATCCAGCGCGACCACGTCGACGAGCTCACCGAGGGCCTGTCGAACGTCTTCGACGGGCGGCGGCTGGCCCGCCGGGTGACCGCGCTGGAGCGCCACATCGCCGCCTTCCGCAGCACGTACTGGCGGCAGCACCTCACGGCGCACGGCCCGGCGAACGAGCTGCTCGTCGCCTTCCAGGCGCAGTACCGACTGGCCGACCGCTTCGCGGAGATCCTCGCCGAGGCCGCCGACTACAGCCGGCTCGTGCAGACACAGGACAACCAGCAGATCGCGGGCGCGCTCGGCGTACTGACGATCCTCGGCCTCCCCCTCAGCACCGCCCTGGGCATCCTCCAGGTCCTGGGGGACGAGAGCCCGGCGCACATGCTGATCGGCCTCGGCGCGGCCCTGGTCGCCACCGCCGGCGCCTTCGCCACCCGCTACGGCCGCATCGTCCTGGCCTCGCTGAGCGGGGACCGGCGGTAGCCGGACGAGGCGGAGAAGTGGCTGGCGGGCACCCGTCGGCCTTGGTAGCTTCCGCGAAAAACAGTGAAGAGGACACGGGCGACGTGACGGTGAACGAGGGGGAGCCGATCCGGTTGTACCGGAAGGCTTTGCGCTACGCGGAGGCGGACCCGGAGGTCTTCCTCAGCACGGCACGGAGGGCGGCGGAGTCGATCCTGTTGGATATCGCCATACAGCAAGCGGTCGGCTCGAAGCCGACGCTGGAGTCCTTGTTGACGACCCTCACGGCGAAGGGCCTGGTCCCGCAGAAGGTCGTGCTCGCCGTGCGGACCATCCAGAACTACGGCAACTACGGCAGTCACGCGCAGGACGCCGCCGATGAGGAGATCTCCACCGAGGACGTGCAGCCGTGCCTCAACGCCCTGACGCAGCTGGCGGTCTGGTACGGCAGGACCACCGCGTCGTTCGCGGAGGACGAGGCCCAGCACGAGCTGTCCGCGATCAAGCACCGTTCGGGGACGACCCGTCTCGCCGACTCGACGCTGATCGTCGTGAAGGCGGTGCTGCTGGGCTGCGGGTTCGACGAACTCCTCGGACGTCGCCGTCATCGCGTGGTGCATGTGCAGATGCCGTGGTCGGACAGACTGGTGACCGACGTCGCCGGGGGCCTGCTGGACCTCGCCGTCTACAACGAGCAGCGGTTGCTGCGCATGAGGGAGACGGACCCGGAGGTCGCCTCCCAGGTCGTCCCCGTCGGCCAGGTCGGCTACTCGATGGGCGGCCGCAACTTCTACCTCCTCGCCGCCCGGGACGGGCGCTGGGGAGACACCTCGGGCGAGGAGTTCCTGCGGGACCCCGCAGGGGCGACGATCGCCGTGCCCAAGCACAGCGACATGTTCGACAACATCCTGCGGGCGTTCTCGACGGACGAGGCGGGACTGGCGGAGAAAGGGGTGCGCATCCTCGACGTGCCGCACCACCTGGGCCTGGAACTGTTCCACCTCAACGGGGACGTCCTGGCGGTCGGCGGTCAGAACCTGCGGATGCACGCCCTGGAGGACGACGCGTACTTCGAGCTGCTGAACTCCGACATGCTGCCCGCGGAAGCCCAGGCCCAGCTGCGGTCCGCGGCCGCGAACGTCCTGCTGGCCAACCGCACCTGGCTGGAGGAGCTGAAGGTGCCGCCGGAGCAGTTGCACCAGGAGTCCATGCGTTCCTTCCACGATCTGAGTTCGGAGGAGGCGCGGTTCGAGGAACTGGTGCGCGACCTGGTCACGCACGCCTCGTTCCCGCTGCAGAACACCGGTGAGAGCAGGGAGCGGCTGGTG includes the following:
- a CDS encoding tyrosine-protein phosphatase; protein product: MSLSRRALLSTAGATAILAATAPPVLARPRVRTANAIRQVPLQGAVNVRDLGGYLTYDGARVRHGLVYRGDHLGKLTAADLTVLGGLGLARVIDFRIPLEVQSDGTDRLPAGPVLVSRPVTDNGLYGQLLAAIGSRDPVRQEQMLGGGRAAAFMTEVYRTFVTSPANREGFGTTLRELAAPGAGPHLYHCTSGKDRTGWTSWLLLTLLGVPERTATEDYLASNTFRAANDARVREGLRQAGLMQNPDLIIPLQEVSRPYLDAALAELRTAYGSVYHYLTDGLGLDLPVLAALRRRLVD
- a CDS encoding DUF4145 domain-containing protein, which gives rise to MTVNEGEPIRLYRKALRYAEADPEVFLSTARRAAESILLDIAIQQAVGSKPTLESLLTTLTAKGLVPQKVVLAVRTIQNYGNYGSHAQDAADEEISTEDVQPCLNALTQLAVWYGRTTASFAEDEAQHELSAIKHRSGTTRLADSTLIVVKAVLLGCGFDELLGRRRHRVVHVQMPWSDRLVTDVAGGLLDLAVYNEQRLLRMRETDPEVASQVVPVGQVGYSMGGRNFYLLAARDGRWGDTSGEEFLRDPAGATIAVPKHSDMFDNILRAFSTDEAGLAEKGVRILDVPHHLGLELFHLNGDVLAVGGQNLRMHALEDDAYFELLNSDMLPAEAQAQLRSAAANVLLANRTWLEELKVPPEQLHQESMRSFHDLSSEEARFEELVRDLVTHASFPLQNTGESRERLVRHVLFESYRLGRP